One Nostoc sp. CENA543 genomic window, ACCACTCACTAAGCAAAACCCTTGAAATTCCAAAGTCACGGGATGAAACCAAAAATATTCCGGTGTGCGAAAAGTCTCTTGATATAGCTCAAATTTAGTTCCTTTATCCACTTTGGCAGTGCTATCTGAGAGTAATTCCACAATTACGTTAGGATATTTACCCTGTTCTGCCCATAATACCCAACTTTTGCGGGGACGGTTTTCACAACCTAAAACTACAAAAAAATCTGGGCCGCGAAAATCTCTGGTGGTAATTTGTTCTGGACTAAAATATATTGTTAAATTGCCACTGGCGTAGAAATCATTACGTTTACGCCACCACCATTTGAGACAAGCCAATAACAATTCTATTTGTTCTCGGTGCAAGTCACTTTCCACAGGTGGCTCATCACTCCACAAATCACTAGGTGGAATGATAATATCTTCTACCTCTGTATGTATAGTGTCCGCAGTTACTTCCGAATCTTTAGCAGCCGTCATAACACTGAGTGACGATATTGATTAATTTTAGTTTAGTGCTAATTTCATTGATTATTTGTCGGTTAGGAGAAATGCTGTTTCAGTACATCTAACCGTGAACAGTGCCAATAATCAATATGAGAATTAATTAAGCCATTGGAATTAAGTCCTAGTTCACTCCAGCCAGAGATGGCAATGCGGGGTTTCCAAGGTAGGGGAGTATTCCAACTCAGTGTCCATTCAGTTTTGATTGTGTTTTCCAATTTTTGAATATTATGCAAATCCATCCGGCAGTTTAAAAACCAGGTTTGGATGAATTTAATCATTTTTTTATATCGCTCAACACCACGAAAATTATTTAATGGGTCTTGAAAATAAACATCAGCAGCATAGATGCTGTAGGTTTGATCTACGGGAAATCGTTGGTAGTCTGCTTTGAGAATTTCGATAATATCCATTTATTCATTTGGGTTAGATTCTACTTCTTGCCAAAGTCTTTCTAATTGTCTGCGCCAAGCTGCTAAAACTTCTTCTCTATCGGCTGACGTTTGGTTAATTTCTCCTAATAACCCTTCTGCATAGAACCGTTCTAGGTTTTGCATAGTGGCTGGGAGAGATTGTCCTTGTTGTTTAGCGGCTTTCACAATTTGGCGGATGCGGGTTTCAATGAGGCTATTGAAGACTTCGTTCAAGCCTGAACTGTGTAAAGAAATGAGTTGAGCGATCGCACTCTGTAAATCAGCACTGACTAAAGTATGGCTATGATGGTGATACACTCCCCAAATTACGCCTTCATGCAGAGCATAGCGGACTGCTTGAGTAGTATCAAAGTTTGCTGCTAAAAACTGTTCTAGAAATGGTTGTGCGGCTTGTAATGGCACAATGGGTAAGAGAACTCGCAGCCAAGTTTCATCTTCTGATAGCAATACCAACAGTCTAAATCTAGGCGTATCTATTTGCCATGAGCCGGATGCAAGTGTTTGTAAGTCGGCTGAACCGAATATTTCAGTCAGAGTTCCCGCTATTTCTTCAGGTTTCACGCTACTTTGCTCCGAATTCCAAGTTCAACAGAAGACACGAGCATTAGGTAAGTCTAGGGTTACTTTAAAAATCTACCACCTTCACCTCACACTTAGTCACCTGAGAAGGGTAGAAATGTGGTCTTTTAGAGACTTCCAGAAAATAAACTATCCAAATTTATTTTCTTTAAAACAACTGTTTTTCCCCCTGCCCCTTGCCATTAACGTGATTTTATATTTTTTAAATTGTAAGTCCCTTAATCTAATTCGCTTTCACTCGAAGACAGCATCACTGGTTGTTGATACAGGGGAACTGTGAAGGTGACTGTAGAACCAAGTCCTTCACCAAGACTGTAGAAATGTACTTCTCCTCCCATTGCTTCTACAAGTTTTTGGGAGATGGCTAAACCCAAACCTGTACCACCATACTGACGAGTACGAGAACCATCAACCTGAGAAAATAGTTGAAAGAGTTTGTCTTGTTTATCGAGAGAAACACCAATACCTGTGTCTGCTACTCTCACTCTCACCATCCCAGGGAATTGTTGTTCTGGGCATTTGTTTTTCTTGACGACAATATCCGCACTGACGGTAATTCCGCCTTCGTGGGTGAATTTAATGGCATTACCAACTAAATTCAACATTACTTGTAGTAGTCTTTGGTAATTACCGTGAACAATAATGTCATCGGAAGTGGGCGGTAATTGCATCCGAAAACTGAGGTTTTTACCTTCGGCTTGGGGACACATGAAGTTTTCGACATCAGCAAATAATTCATCTAGTTTGATTGGGGCGCAAACTAGTTCCATTTTACCGGCTTCAATTTTGGCGATGTCTAAAATATCGTTAATAACAGTCAGTAGATGTAAAGATAATTCGTGGGCTTCCGCTAAAAACTGATTGCTTTCATCTACATCATCTACCATGCCGTCTAAAATGAGCTTTAAGAAGCCAATCATCCCATTTAAGGGGGTACGGATTTCATGGGAGACGTTAGCTAAGAATTCACTCTTGAGGCGGGAGGCTTCTTCGGCTTTTTGTCTGGCGGCTTCTAGTTCTTTGTATAGGGTAGCATGGGCGATCGCTGTGCCTAATTGGTCTGCGACTTCTTTGGCTAATTCTAGTTCGGCGTTAGTCAGGGGGTAACATTCATCCCGTAGATTAATCGCGATTAAAGCATTAGCTTGGTCTTTATAACAGGTAGCGACTACTAAAATTTTATGTTGAGGGCAAAGATTATACCCTGGCACTTCCATGATAATGGGTTCCAGGGTAGCCAACGCTTGAGCAAAGGCGGGTTCTGCGTGAACGTCTATCTCTAGTCCCAGCATTGAAGGGCGTTCTGGCTGGTGATATTCAGCAATTACCCGCACTTTGGAACTAGAAGGCTGATAGGGGCAAATAATACACCTTTCTAGGCGTAAGGCTTTACCCAAACTATCAACGGTTTGTTGCCAGATGACATCTAAATCTAGAGTCCGGCGGATATTTCTGGTAATTTGATTGACGAGTTTTTGATGTTGTTGCGATCGCAATGCGGAATCCACCTGATGGGGTGGATTAATGGCGACATTGACTTCTTGCGTATTAACTTTAACTTGTAATAATCTACCCGTGACTAACACTGTAGTTGCAGCAGTTCCCACAGGGGGCATAATTGGACAGATTGCCAACTCCAACTCGAATAAATTGCGATCGCAGCTAAACCAGCATTGACACCTTTCTGGCACTAAACTTGTTAAAATTCTGTGCAGTCTTTCTAAATAGGCAGTCTGATCTACTGGTAGGAAGATGTTCTCTCCATTAGATTCGGTGACTATCCGTTCAGGTTGAAAACCCAAAAGGTCAATTTTCTGCCAATAAAAAGACAGGTAGCGTCCTGTCCCATCCTGCATATATACCAACTCAGAGCCGAGTGTTGGTAAAAGTCCATCACCCTTGGGGTTG contains:
- a CDS encoding Uma2 family endonuclease; the encoded protein is MTAAKDSEVTADTIHTEVEDIIIPPSDLWSDEPPVESDLHREQIELLLACLKWWWRKRNDFYASGNLTIYFSPEQITTRDFRGPDFFVVLGCENRPRKSWVLWAEQGKYPNVIVELLSDSTAKVDKGTKFELYQETFRTPEYFWFHPVTLEFQGFCLVSGKYQPIEPNSQGWLWSQQLELFLGIYESKLRFFSPEKQLLPTAEERAAKAENQVEELKARLKALGVNLENTDE
- a CDS encoding DUF2358 domain-containing protein, with the protein product MDIIEILKADYQRFPVDQTYSIYAADVYFQDPLNNFRGVERYKKMIKFIQTWFLNCRMDLHNIQKLENTIKTEWTLSWNTPLPWKPRIAISGWSELGLNSNGLINSHIDYWHCSRLDVLKQHFS
- a CDS encoding ATP-binding protein, producing MTITASSQLPHIFSQNLESINPKGDGLLPTLGSELVYMQDGTGRYLSFYWQKIDLLGFQPERIVTESNGENIFLPVDQTAYLERLHRILTSLVPERCQCWFSCDRNLFELELAICPIMPPVGTAATTVLVTGRLLQVKVNTQEVNVAINPPHQVDSALRSQQHQKLVNQITRNIRRTLDLDVIWQQTVDSLGKALRLERCIICPYQPSSSKVRVIAEYHQPERPSMLGLEIDVHAEPAFAQALATLEPIIMEVPGYNLCPQHKILVVATCYKDQANALIAINLRDECYPLTNAELELAKEVADQLGTAIAHATLYKELEAARQKAEEASRLKSEFLANVSHEIRTPLNGMIGFLKLILDGMVDDVDESNQFLAEAHELSLHLLTVINDILDIAKIEAGKMELVCAPIKLDELFADVENFMCPQAEGKNLSFRMQLPPTSDDIIVHGNYQRLLQVMLNLVGNAIKFTHEGGITVSADIVVKKNKCPEQQFPGMVRVRVADTGIGVSLDKQDKLFQLFSQVDGSRTRQYGGTGLGLAISQKLVEAMGGEVHFYSLGEGLGSTVTFTVPLYQQPVMLSSSESELD